A stretch of Fundicoccus culcitae DNA encodes these proteins:
- the murD gene encoding UDP-N-acetylmuramoyl-L-alanine--D-glutamate ligase, translated as MLETINLSNQKVLVLGYALTGKSVTQFLLEQGAIVTVNDRGDLSQDPSVPLFIEQGATFVTGSHPIDLLDENFSFIVKNPGIPYTIPIIEEALRRKIQVITDVELAYWFSEAPFIAITGSNGKTTTTRLIYEILHNYQPKQTYLAGNIGIATLDVVKKATYQDDIVIEMSSFQLNGTEKFKPAIAVLTNIYDAHIDYHGTKEAYVDAKMRIIRQLTNNDWIVYNANQPILVDLIASNVAKKVPFAVDNINEAIKKHGAYLEDKALYYQAEKIIDIEDIQIPGKHNLENILAAIAVAKLKEVPNDIIIKTIKTYQGMAHRIQPIAASQERVFYNDSKATNITATITALNSFTNPIVYIGGGLDRGNTFDDLIPFAKLVKAAFLYGETKFKMRDSFEKAGIATIELFDDLKAATKAAYLAAQAGDKVLFSPACASWDQFDNFEQRGDVFVETVEELLNQIPYETLGA; from the coding sequence ATGTTAGAGACAATCAATTTAAGTAATCAAAAAGTATTAGTGTTAGGCTATGCTTTAACGGGTAAAAGTGTCACGCAATTTCTTTTAGAACAAGGAGCAATCGTTACCGTTAATGACCGAGGGGATCTATCTCAAGACCCGTCGGTTCCTTTGTTTATCGAACAAGGAGCAACGTTTGTCACAGGAAGTCATCCTATCGATTTATTGGATGAAAATTTTTCATTTATCGTTAAAAACCCTGGTATCCCTTATACCATCCCAATTATCGAAGAAGCGCTAAGACGGAAAATTCAGGTTATTACAGATGTTGAGTTAGCCTATTGGTTTAGTGAAGCGCCTTTTATTGCGATAACTGGGAGTAACGGTAAGACGACAACCACCCGTTTAATCTATGAAATCTTGCATAATTATCAACCCAAACAAACTTATTTAGCGGGTAATATAGGTATTGCTACCCTTGATGTTGTTAAAAAGGCGACGTATCAAGATGATATTGTGATTGAAATGTCTAGTTTTCAATTGAATGGGACCGAAAAATTTAAACCCGCGATTGCCGTCCTGACTAATATTTACGATGCCCACATCGATTATCATGGGACAAAAGAGGCTTATGTCGATGCTAAAATGCGTATTATTAGACAGTTAACGAATAATGACTGGATTGTGTACAATGCCAATCAACCTATATTGGTTGATTTAATTGCATCTAATGTGGCTAAAAAAGTGCCTTTTGCTGTGGATAATATTAATGAAGCGATTAAAAAGCATGGTGCCTACCTTGAAGATAAGGCATTATACTATCAAGCAGAAAAGATTATCGATATTGAAGATATTCAAATACCAGGTAAACATAATTTAGAAAATATCCTCGCAGCGATAGCCGTCGCCAAACTTAAAGAGGTTCCTAATGATATTATTATAAAAACCATTAAAACCTATCAAGGTATGGCACATCGTATTCAACCGATTGCTGCGAGCCAAGAACGTGTGTTCTATAATGACTCGAAAGCAACCAATATTACCGCGACAATCACAGCCTTAAACAGCTTCACTAATCCGATTGTATATATCGGGGGTGGTTTAGATCGTGGGAATACCTTTGATGATTTAATTCCTTTTGCTAAATTGGTTAAAGCCGCCTTTTTATATGGAGAGACAAAATTCAAAATGAGAGACAGTTTTGAAAAAGCCGGTATCGCAACGATTGAGCTGTTTGATGATTTAAAAGCCGCTACCAAAGCTGCCTACCTAGCAGCTCAAGCTGGAGATAAAGTTTTATTTTCACCGGCGTGTGCTAGCTGGGATCAATTTGATAATTTTGAGCAACGAGGGGATGTCTTTGTCGAAACCGTTGAAGAACTTCTCAATCAAATCCCTTATGAAACTTTAGGAGCGTGA
- the murG gene encoding undecaprenyldiphospho-muramoylpentapeptide beta-N-acetylglucosaminyltransferase has product MTQLKRIVVSGGGTGGHIYPALALIKALLNKYPDLDVLYVGTETGLEASIVPKAGIAFDSIKIQGIKRNLSLENLKVGWYMLTSTRRAKKILEQFKPDVVIGTGGYVCAPVLLAASNLGIPTIIHEQNSVAGLTNKFLARHVDIIATCFKEVEQDFAKYPTKIRYTGNPRAQEVVQIEVDKEAIYHQYDLDPTLPTVLIFGGSRGAPAINQAGLAALPMFENKKYQVIMATGQSHYDDFVKEQPHRFSNLTQNIKVVPYIENMPELLNVLDLVVCRSGATTLTELTALGIPSILIPSPYVTDNHQEKNALALVNHQAAIMIKEEDLTGEKLYNQIDGLINNPSQIEHMAQRARQLGMPNAADLLIKEIENLM; this is encoded by the coding sequence ATGACGCAGTTAAAACGTATTGTCGTTTCTGGAGGGGGGACAGGAGGTCATATTTATCCTGCCCTTGCTTTAATTAAAGCCCTCCTAAATAAATACCCCGACCTAGATGTCTTGTATGTTGGAACCGAAACAGGTTTAGAAGCGTCAATTGTACCTAAAGCGGGGATTGCTTTTGATAGTATTAAAATTCAAGGCATTAAACGGAATTTATCACTTGAGAACCTAAAAGTTGGTTGGTACATGTTAACTAGTACTCGACGGGCGAAAAAGATTCTTGAGCAATTTAAACCAGATGTGGTGATTGGTACGGGTGGCTATGTGTGTGCCCCTGTCTTATTAGCAGCTTCTAATCTAGGGATACCAACGATTATTCATGAACAAAACAGCGTGGCTGGCTTAACAAATAAATTTTTAGCCCGACATGTGGATATCATCGCAACTTGTTTCAAAGAGGTTGAACAGGATTTTGCTAAATACCCAACGAAAATCCGCTATACAGGTAACCCGCGTGCTCAAGAAGTTGTCCAAATCGAAGTAGACAAAGAGGCTATTTATCATCAATATGATTTAGATCCTACTTTACCTACCGTTTTAATTTTCGGCGGGAGCCGTGGTGCACCGGCTATCAATCAAGCGGGCTTAGCCGCTTTACCTATGTTTGAGAATAAAAAGTATCAGGTTATTATGGCAACTGGCCAAAGTCATTACGATGATTTTGTTAAAGAACAACCTCATCGCTTTAGCAATTTAACTCAAAATATTAAAGTAGTCCCTTATATTGAAAATATGCCTGAATTATTAAATGTTTTAGACTTGGTTGTTTGTCGAAGCGGAGCAACTACTTTAACGGAATTAACCGCTTTGGGAATCCCAAGTATCTTAATTCCTAGTCCTTATGTTACTGATAATCATCAGGAAAAAAATGCTTTAGCTTTAGTCAATCATCAAGCCGCAATTATGATAAAAGAAGAAGATTTAACGGGCGAAAAGTTATATAATCAAATAGATGGGTTAATTAACAATCCATCTCAGATTGAACACATGGCTCAAAGAGCTCGCCAATTAGGAATGCCTAATGCAGCGGACTTATTAATTAAGGAAATTGAAAACTTAATGTAG
- a CDS encoding cell division protein FtsQ/DivIB, translating to MPNYRIDSENSNHQEADEDLLEYEEDYRYSGNYRIDDETSKQVSRRQQREQSKPFNHHRPRKQANIYQYSDYYQWDDHSPNRTQNKVDRPVRSTNTYADYPSPYENQPLMKWYHRLQYRLLMQSESQNSQLPRGRLKLLSIVVIIYLVMLVTAWQLMPFNKVNQLVVSGNQLVDANQLAMSTGIRDYDLVDEVISRRQTIETNMIENFPVVESIVFKRDNWDQLEIVVNEHHVVATMGEGDTQQFILENGESIYAASGSNLASINANQLPRLINFSDDQQITDLSKILRQIEPEILAMISTITPSTDANKPNGIEVVMKDGNLVKAIIVTFAQKMNHYPEMLNQIGNTSGIINLEVGAYFVPTAANANSIKLDSQ from the coding sequence ATGCCAAACTATCGGATCGATTCTGAAAACAGTAATCATCAAGAAGCTGATGAGGATCTACTTGAGTACGAAGAAGACTATCGTTATAGTGGAAATTATCGTATAGATGATGAAACATCAAAGCAAGTAAGTCGTAGACAACAAAGAGAACAAAGTAAGCCGTTCAACCACCATCGTCCCCGTAAACAAGCTAATATTTATCAATATAGCGATTATTATCAATGGGATGATCATTCACCAAACAGAACGCAAAATAAGGTTGATAGACCTGTCAGAAGTACTAATACTTACGCTGATTATCCGAGCCCTTATGAAAATCAACCTTTAATGAAATGGTATCATCGTCTGCAATATCGTTTGTTAATGCAGAGTGAAAGTCAAAATAGTCAATTACCTAGAGGAAGATTGAAACTTTTGTCCATTGTTGTTATTATTTATTTAGTTATGTTAGTTACTGCTTGGCAATTAATGCCATTTAATAAAGTGAATCAATTAGTTGTGTCTGGTAACCAATTAGTTGATGCTAATCAATTAGCTATGTCAACCGGGATTCGTGATTACGATTTGGTTGATGAAGTTATCTCTAGACGTCAAACGATTGAAACCAACATGATTGAAAATTTTCCAGTTGTGGAAAGTATTGTTTTTAAACGTGATAATTGGGATCAATTAGAAATTGTCGTTAATGAGCATCATGTCGTAGCCACCATGGGTGAAGGAGATACACAACAGTTTATTTTAGAAAATGGTGAAAGTATTTACGCCGCTAGTGGTTCTAATCTTGCTTCAATCAATGCTAATCAATTGCCAAGGTTAATCAATTTTTCCGATGATCAGCAAATTACAGATTTAAGTAAAATTTTAAGACAAATTGAACCAGAAATTTTAGCCATGATATCAACGATAACGCCATCTACTGATGCAAATAAGCCCAATGGGATTGAAGTTGTGATGAAAGATGGTAATTTAGTCAAAGCAATTATCGTTACTTTTGCTCAAAAAATGAATCACTATCCAGAGATGCTTAATCAAATTGGAAACACATCAGGTATCATCAATTTAGAAGTAGGTGCTTATTTTGTCCCTACAGCTGCAAACGCGAATAGTATAAAACTAGATAGCCAATAA
- the ftsA gene encoding cell division protein FtsA, whose product MRKPEIFVSLDIGTTSIKVVVAEYINGQINIIGVGNEKSRGLSRGVIVDIDETVYSIQQAIAQAERKASVKINEVAVGIPSNKLMIEECHGMIAVSSENREITARDVDNVISAAKVRSIPPEREIVAIIPEEFIVDGFNGIRDPRGMIGVRLELYAQLYTGPKTIIHNIRRCVEKAGLRINELVLQPQAIASVALSQDERTFGTVIIDMGGGQTSASVIYDNQLKYSYVDQEGGDFVTKDISLILNTSLDSAERIKREYGYAISSETSEDEYFPVETVGRKDPVRVDEKYLSEIIEARLVQIFENVYDDLQAVDALDLPGGFVLTGGAASLPGVLELSQRFFGEKVRIYIPSQMGMRNPIFTTSMGMIDYVANLDEIHRIAQGTYRRIEPSPSRQTSGQATTSRSPESSRPRQSQASSYQRQPQQPTTSARETEQRYNDYQQEQSNQANSDYDEAMYYEETDYNANNDSPSNDENSSSVTSKVRSFFNTFFD is encoded by the coding sequence ATGAGAAAACCAGAAATATTTGTTAGTTTAGATATAGGTACGACTTCTATAAAGGTGGTTGTAGCGGAGTATATTAACGGACAAATCAATATCATCGGTGTTGGGAATGAAAAATCACGGGGGCTTAGCCGAGGCGTTATTGTTGATATTGACGAAACAGTCTATTCAATTCAACAAGCCATTGCTCAAGCTGAACGTAAAGCAAGTGTGAAAATTAATGAGGTAGCAGTTGGCATACCTAGTAATAAATTAATGATTGAAGAATGTCATGGAATGATTGCTGTTTCAAGTGAGAATCGTGAAATAACAGCTCGCGATGTTGATAATGTCATTTCTGCAGCTAAAGTGCGTTCAATTCCTCCTGAACGTGAAATCGTTGCTATCATACCGGAAGAATTTATTGTGGATGGTTTTAACGGTATACGTGATCCCCGTGGAATGATTGGGGTTCGACTAGAACTATATGCACAATTGTATACGGGTCCTAAAACAATCATTCATAATATTAGACGTTGTGTGGAGAAAGCGGGTCTAAGAATTAATGAACTTGTGTTACAACCGCAAGCAATCGCATCGGTAGCTTTATCACAAGATGAACGGACATTTGGTACGGTGATTATCGATATGGGTGGCGGCCAAACAAGCGCATCCGTTATTTATGATAACCAGTTAAAATATTCCTATGTTGATCAAGAAGGTGGTGACTTTGTCACAAAAGACATTTCACTTATCTTGAATACTTCATTGGATAGTGCGGAACGGATTAAGAGAGAGTATGGCTATGCTATTTCGTCTGAAACTTCGGAAGATGAATATTTTCCAGTTGAGACGGTTGGACGTAAAGATCCCGTTCGTGTGGATGAAAAATATTTATCTGAAATTATTGAAGCACGCTTAGTCCAAATATTTGAAAATGTTTATGATGATTTACAAGCTGTGGATGCTTTAGACTTACCAGGTGGGTTTGTTTTAACTGGTGGAGCAGCTTCTTTACCAGGCGTACTTGAGTTGAGTCAGAGGTTCTTTGGTGAAAAAGTACGTATTTATATCCCATCACAAATGGGAATGCGTAACCCAATCTTTACCACGAGTATGGGAATGATTGATTATGTCGCTAACTTAGATGAAATTCATCGTATTGCTCAAGGAACTTATCGTCGAATTGAACCCTCACCAAGTCGTCAAACAAGTGGACAAGCAACGACGAGTCGTTCGCCTGAATCATCCCGTCCGCGTCAATCACAAGCTTCAAGTTATCAAAGACAACCACAACAACCAACCACGTCAGCTCGCGAAACTGAGCAACGATACAACGATTACCAACAAGAACAATCAAATCAAGCAAACAGTGATTATGATGAAGCAATGTATTATGAAGAAACTGATTATAACGCAAATAATGATTCACCATCAAATGATGAGAATTCGTCTAGCGTAACATCAAAAGTTCGATCTTTTTTTAATACATTTTTCGATTAA
- the ftsZ gene encoding cell division protein FtsZ — MELSFDANMNQEGAVIKVIGVGGAGGNAVNRMITDEVQGVEFIVANTDTQALKGSKAEIKIQLGPKVTKGLGAGSLPEIGVKAAEESEEQIRAVLEGADLVFVTAGMGGGTGTGAAPIVARIAKDLGALTVGVVTRPFTFEGPKRGRYAAEGLKNLKENVDTLVVISNNRLLEIVDRKTPMLEAFSEADNVLRQGVQGISDLITAPGYVNLDFADVKTVMKDQGMALMGIGVASGENRTAEATKKAISSPLLEVSIDGAEQILLNISGGADLSLYEAQDASEIIAAASTSDVNIILGTSINDSLGDEVVVTVIATGIENEKSERNKPQARQQRSSFTNQSNTNQASNETSRHEQSQPTSRKKAEETERDLFSDWDIKREQNTRDVSVGGNDSVPQRTFERPADESTKRNIEASSDEDELDTPPFFRKRHRN; from the coding sequence ATGGAATTATCATTTGATGCAAATATGAATCAGGAAGGCGCAGTTATCAAAGTTATTGGTGTTGGTGGTGCCGGTGGCAATGCCGTAAACAGAATGATTACGGATGAAGTTCAAGGGGTTGAATTTATTGTTGCTAATACCGATACACAAGCACTCAAAGGGTCAAAAGCAGAAATAAAAATACAATTAGGACCTAAAGTTACGAAAGGTCTAGGTGCAGGTTCACTTCCTGAAATTGGTGTCAAAGCTGCTGAAGAAAGTGAAGAACAAATACGTGCTGTGTTAGAAGGTGCGGACTTAGTATTCGTTACAGCCGGTATGGGCGGTGGTACGGGAACGGGAGCAGCTCCGATTGTTGCCCGTATTGCTAAAGATTTAGGCGCTTTAACCGTTGGCGTTGTGACACGTCCGTTTACCTTTGAAGGACCAAAACGGGGACGTTATGCTGCTGAAGGGTTGAAGAATTTAAAAGAAAATGTTGATACACTGGTGGTTATTTCTAATAATCGCTTATTAGAAATCGTTGATCGTAAGACGCCGATGTTAGAAGCTTTTAGTGAAGCTGACAATGTGTTACGTCAAGGGGTACAAGGTATTTCTGATTTGATTACAGCTCCAGGATATGTAAACTTGGACTTTGCCGACGTTAAGACGGTTATGAAAGATCAAGGAATGGCCTTAATGGGTATTGGTGTGGCTTCTGGTGAAAATCGTACCGCTGAAGCGACTAAAAAAGCTATTTCTTCGCCATTACTTGAAGTGTCAATTGATGGGGCAGAGCAAATTTTACTTAATATTTCTGGTGGAGCTGATTTAAGTTTATATGAAGCACAAGATGCCAGTGAAATCATTGCAGCAGCTTCAACTAGCGATGTTAATATTATTCTAGGTACGTCTATTAACGATAGTTTAGGGGATGAAGTGGTCGTAACAGTTATTGCAACAGGTATCGAAAACGAAAAATCTGAACGCAATAAACCCCAAGCCCGCCAACAAAGAAGTTCCTTTACCAATCAATCAAATACAAACCAAGCTTCAAATGAAACGAGTCGTCATGAACAGTCACAACCTACTTCAAGAAAGAAAGCCGAAGAAACGGAACGTGATTTATTTAGTGACTGGGATATTAAACGGGAACAAAACACGCGTGATGTTTCTGTCGGAGGCAATGATTCGGTCCCTCAAAGAACCTTTGAACGTCCAGCTGATGAAAGTACTAAACGAAATATTGAGGCTTCCTCTGATGAAGACGAATTGGATACCCCCCCATTCTTTAGAAAACGTCATCGTAATTAA
- a CDS encoding YggT family protein — protein sequence MQGILSLLLRLLDLYQLVLAVYALLSWFPGGRQSKLGQIITKLSQPYIDIFDRYIPPIGGVSFNVIFAILGIQLVQRGLIMIFSIF from the coding sequence ATGCAAGGGATTCTTAGTCTGCTTTTACGACTATTAGATTTATATCAGCTAGTTTTGGCGGTTTATGCATTGTTAAGTTGGTTCCCAGGTGGACGCCAAAGTAAACTTGGACAAATCATCACAAAGCTGAGCCAACCTTATATAGATATCTTTGATCGCTATATTCCACCCATTGGTGGCGTAAGTTTCAATGTTATTTTTGCCATTTTAGGAATTCAATTAGTTCAACGTGGACTAATTATGATATTTAGTATATTTTAG
- a CDS encoding YlmH family RNA-binding protein, with translation MNETVYQHYRKEEAAFIDQVYSWMQQVENRYTPYVSNFLTPREAMIVTQLVNTNEDILLAFDGGYENAERQRACLYPNYFEPSADDFKVAALNLNFPVKFANITHGKILGTLLSTGVERGRIGDIITDGERWHILVDQTMEDFFIQQVNKIGNVGVKLEPIDKNQLLTPIETWQTITIISSSLRLDALISKVYNFSRQRAKDSIAAGLVKVNFVEMDRGDALVGVQDIISVRKFGRFWIQSVEGLTKKDNYRLLVNVLEI, from the coding sequence ATGAATGAGACTGTTTATCAACATTATCGTAAAGAAGAAGCAGCCTTCATTGATCAAGTTTATAGTTGGATGCAACAAGTAGAAAATCGTTATACACCTTATGTTAGTAATTTTTTAACACCAAGAGAAGCGATGATTGTCACGCAACTCGTCAATACCAATGAGGATATATTGTTGGCTTTTGATGGTGGCTATGAAAACGCTGAAAGACAACGTGCTTGTTTATATCCAAATTATTTTGAACCAAGTGCGGATGATTTTAAAGTAGCAGCGTTAAATTTAAATTTTCCCGTAAAATTTGCGAATATTACACATGGGAAGATTTTAGGGACTCTTTTATCAACAGGCGTTGAAAGAGGTCGTATTGGTGATATAATTACGGATGGTGAACGATGGCATATACTCGTTGATCAAACAATGGAAGATTTTTTCATCCAACAAGTGAATAAAATTGGCAATGTTGGTGTGAAACTTGAGCCCATAGATAAAAATCAATTATTGACACCCATTGAAACATGGCAAACAATTACGATTATTTCTAGTTCACTTCGACTGGATGCACTCATTTCTAAAGTTTACAATTTTTCAAGACAAAGGGCTAAAGATTCGATTGCGGCTGGCTTAGTCAAAGTGAACTTTGTTGAAATGGACCGCGGCGATGCCCTCGTGGGTGTCCAAGATATTATTTCAGTTAGAAAATTTGGGCGTTTTTGGATCCAAAGTGTTGAAGGATTGACTAAGAAAGATAATTATCGTTTGCTTGTAAATGTCTTAGAAATTTAA
- a CDS encoding DivIVA domain-containing protein: MALTPNEILHKEFDTKFRGFDQEQVNDFLDLVVAEFEKLIKENNQYEQKLESLQEKVDYFNQLQDSLNNSIVVANEAAERLKQNARKEAELILFEAEREADRLMEKANNHSADVISGTEELRQYAIDYRHKLQSMLNDYQDHVNDEKYSSLFQENPHLEKIEASLDYRVTNEKVAQRLDELEQSSNEELVDNTPSSAINAEDFDAPEDLDALITEETLVEEIPMEEGPTRTRTSMALSREELSELVDDEDSDIESLLADLDLENEANNRKAVQELETENDLRGESILGQTIRIDLSRDDR, translated from the coding sequence ATGGCACTGACTCCCAATGAAATTTTACATAAAGAGTTTGATACAAAATTTAGAGGTTTTGATCAAGAGCAAGTTAATGACTTTTTAGATTTAGTTGTGGCTGAATTTGAAAAATTAATTAAAGAGAATAATCAATATGAACAAAAATTAGAATCACTTCAAGAAAAAGTTGATTATTTTAATCAACTCCAAGACTCATTAAATAATTCAATCGTGGTTGCCAATGAAGCGGCTGAACGTTTGAAACAAAATGCGCGCAAAGAAGCCGAATTAATTCTATTTGAAGCAGAGCGTGAAGCGGATCGGTTGATGGAAAAAGCCAACAATCATTCGGCAGATGTTATTTCGGGAACGGAAGAATTAAGACAATACGCGATTGACTATCGTCATAAACTTCAATCGATGTTAAATGATTATCAAGACCATGTGAATGACGAAAAGTATAGCAGTCTATTCCAAGAAAATCCTCACTTAGAGAAAATAGAAGCCTCACTTGATTACCGGGTGACGAATGAAAAAGTTGCTCAACGATTAGATGAGTTAGAACAATCTTCAAATGAGGAATTGGTTGATAATACGCCAAGTTCAGCCATTAATGCCGAGGATTTTGACGCACCAGAAGATTTGGATGCTTTAATTACAGAAGAAACACTGGTTGAAGAAATACCTATGGAAGAAGGACCGACGAGAACACGCACAAGCATGGCCTTAAGCCGTGAAGAATTGAGTGAACTCGTTGATGATGAAGACAGTGACATTGAATCATTGTTAGCTGATTTAGATTTAGAAAACGAAGCGAATAATCGCAAAGCCGTTCAAGAATTAGAAACAGAAAATGATTTAAGAGGCGAAAGTATTCTAGGTCAAACCATAAGAATTGATTTGTCAAGAGACGATCGTTAA